The Arachis hypogaea cultivar Tifrunner chromosome 14, arahy.Tifrunner.gnm2.J5K5, whole genome shotgun sequence DNA window GTCTACCTTGTACTATTGTTTTTGGAAATCATAAACTATTTCTATTCTAGTTCTGGGAGAACAACACACAACATGAATCATGATTTCCGAATTCAATTGACACAAAATGCAACACGATCtcaagttttttttaattattatgcataatatttttttcattatatttgCACTATAACTAACGTAATGATATCAACCATAAAATATTTGTATCATGATAATACAAATATCATGCATTGTCTTTGGTGATTAAAATATCATCTTATTAACTATGAAtacatattattaaataaaaatttatatattaataataagaaaagaaagagtaACATCCGATATGTtaataatgttttttatttttgtcttgggcTAAACCCTTCAACCCTACCCAAACCCAACAACCCACCCACACCAAACCCAGATCCCCTTTTTTACATAGACAGTTAGACTATGTTAATAACTTAATTCTTGTGGAAGTTGAAAGTAATGGGAGTTGAAAACAATGCACCCATGGTCTCCTTTTCAGACCGGTCTTCTTCTCATCAAcatcttctttcattttttttcttccttttttttttcttttgagatcTGAATTCGATGCATGGTATGATTGTGCCGGTTTGTTCAGGTCTCCTCCGCTGGCAGCGCCCCTGATGAAAACCCTGTTGCAAAGGGTGAAGGAACCCACAATTTCTCACTACTAAATTGCTCAATTCCAATGTAAAATCCTTATTTCGGATTAAGCTTGAGAGGTAAGTTGATTGTCTTTCAAGTTTTCCTTGCcgtatttatgttatttttaattttgtacctGTTTGagacctttttttttgttttttgggtcAGATATGTTTCCTTTGTCTTAGTAGATATCCTATATTGTTGATAATTCGACCCGGCCCAACATAAGAGGCATATACATGAAGTCATAAAGAGACTCTTCtaaatcatttaatttaattattctattaatttttataagtttactaaatttttaattaaattattatgatttaaaaatttataattagattcttatattaaataaaattttgtaattaaatttttattagttattattttaaaaaaaataacacaataatcctataatatttgttattagaatattcaataatttATCGTATATCAAAcacaaaaacaaatattttactaaaaaatgTTTTTTCACAAAAAATAGTTAGAATAAAGCTAATTGAAAGTTTTTAATAATTTAGTTTAGAGATTCAATCATAAACATTTTAACTataaaaacttaactaaaattttaatgaAGGTATAAAGACTAATAAAGTAATTAAATCGTATTATTATGTTCCTATGACAtttcttttatcctttttaacaagtttttattcttccttgccaatgagtaatagctcaaatggcatagtctccccatactcaattaagaggttgcgggttcgagtctcgtATCTttggtataaaaaaaaaaaaggtttttatTCTTCCTTACCCTATATGCTGTACTAGTACTGCTATAGTTCCAAATATAAACTACCAACCACTGATTGTGATTGTGAACAAGTTATGGAGATCATGAACATTTAACAGGTCCAACTAAAGCAAGTGCTTCCTTAAGAGCCATCAAAAGATGTTGAGGATGATCCTCTATTCTAGCAGCTCCCCCATATTCAGATTGCATTGATCTCAATACTCTACCAACAATCTAAGCAAACGTAGAATCATCATTTGATAAATTGCCATGTACAAGTTGGATCCATAAGGAAGATAACAAAGAATGGAAAGTAAACATGTTACCTTCCGTGCATAGCCTCCGTAAGCTATACCGCCGATTAAGGCGTCTGCCGAATTCGACGAATCAACTGCAATAGATGTTGTTTGAAATAGTCCTTTTTTTCTCAATCCATCAATTGTGTGAGCATTAGTGCCACCAGCAAGTTGAAGGAAACCTACCATGCAAGTTCAGAGATTTTGTTATAAAACTGAAGGTTTTCAAGGATCATGTATTTATATGTATGGATTATTGAATACAAACCGGGAGGTCGGTTTATCGCTTTTGCCAATTCGATAGCAAAGGCGATTGTTTCCTTGGTTGCTCCTCTCCCGATGTCTCCGCTCATCGGCCGGCCGTCCAACTTCATTCGTGTATATAGCAAACAtggttttgttaaaaaaaatgagGCATAAAAGGTTCATTAACAATGTTGAGATTGTTGAACTCATAGAAAGGCACACCTGCCATAAGTTGAAGCATTGAAGATTTGGTTTCATAATGGAGAACATCTCATTCATAGAGGATATTGTTGAAGCTCCACCATTAGGTAAGCTAAcctggataatttttgttttatgttAATCTCTTTACTCAAATGCAAATACCCTATAGGGTGTGTTTGGAATGAAAAAATATGGAAATgattttatttaaatcaaataatttctaataatttaTGATTCCAAACACACTCATACAGGTTGGAGGCACCACTTACTGCTATTAACTTTAAGTTTTCTACTGAATCCCCTAAAGCACACCAGAGCTCTTTGAATTGTGCACTCTGCCTGCAAAAAGAACACATGATAATGTTAGAGATGTAACCATTTACACAAGAACTTTTATGACAAGGGTTTAGAATTCGATCCTTGTTGACCccaaaagaaaaaatttcagcAGAAGGCcaataaaaagagaaagaaagcctTGAAAAAAACTCATACAAACTCAAAAGAGGCTCATGCGTGAGGGGGTATGTTAGATATATAACTGTTTATATGTCTCCTCCTATCAGTTTAAATATTTTGGAGAAGTGGTATCATGACAAATAACATGAGAAAGTGAATTTAAACACATCAATCATGCATCACAAGAACAACATATATCTAATCATCAGAAaactgagttttttttttctatgcttTATCAGCTGAATTGTctgaatagaaaaagaaaaagccatctATGTAAAACATGGTTATGCCACAGCCATAGAAATACAAGCTTAGCAAACACATTACATGTGTATGAGAAACTGAGAACTGATAATTGAGAATCATCCTTTCAGTTCTTGTGAAAATATGTTTCCATATCAGTTAAAGTCATCCATTAAATATTGTTTGATATGATTAATTTGGTAACTAAAATTACCTCCCACTTGTATGTATCTCCATAGCATCAACATCATCCCTCCTGAGGAGATCAGCAGTTGTCGCGGCATCTCTTACATATGTTACCTCTCCTGGATCAATTCAGTAAGTTCATATTCTTAAAAATATCACATGATACATGGAAATCAGAATATTATGGATGAAGTTAAAAACTTATAATCTCAAAAGTTAGCAAGAAAATATCTCACTTATTTTGTCATAGGGGCAAACCGGAAGGCAACGGCCACAACCGTAGCAGCGTTCTGTTATGACTCCATCCTGCACGTCCAAGCCAATTGAACAATTTAAGTgtgaaaatgtttttgaaaagatGAAATTATAGTCTGTAAAAACCAAAAACATCACTTCCAAGTAAAATCAAGTTAAAAACCACTAAAATTCTTGGTAATTCAGTATTAGATGAAGTTCCAGATGCTGATTTCCCTAGGAATGATATTGCATTAGCAGGGCACACAATTTCGCAAGGGCGAGAACAATCTGCTGGACAGTCTTCTGGATCAAATTCTGCATAGAAGCCAGTACTAGCAACATTCATTTATTGGAAAAATTTGCACAAAAATACTGAATGGATCAAGTGTTTGATAATTATGTTGGACTATGCTGATGCAGAAATATTATAATGAAACCAACAACTAGAAAGAACAAAGACTCTTTCTTACCGGCTTTACGAAAATGAAGATCTTTATCATCATTGACACTGATCATAACCCAAGGCCTCTTCTGAAGACCTGCGATTTCTGTTGCGGCTTCAATTCCTTCGTTCACAGCGCTAACCACTGATGCATCAGCAGCACAGTCAATGCAGTCAACTGCACCCATACAATTCCAATCTCAATAACAAGTCACATTTAAGTTTGAAAAACAAAAACCCCAAGGCAAATCATGATGATGCATCTGtttagaaattagaaattaaagagTAAATTACTTATTTCTATCATGAAAGATTTGAGTACTGACAATATATCTATCAAAATTTGAGCTAGTTCGACAAAACTATCAAAACATTCGGCAAAATTACACAACAAACTACCCGTTTAAGGTAATTTTGTCAAACTAACCTGATCTTTGATGGATGTGGAGTTAGTTGAAATCTTTCATGGTTAGAATTATATCCTACAAACTACCCGTTTCAGTAGTTTTGTCAAACTAACtcaatttttgtttagtttaaATCTTTCATTGTTAAAGTTACGCCACCTAACCCTATCATTTAGTCCGGCATCAAATTTGGTCCTTTAAAAATtgcaaattaattatattagtctTTTGGTCACtccattaataatttttttaaaaaattaattttgtaaaacgTTAAATGATAATGTATATAATACCTGATATATCTTATTAgatatgtttatgaaaatttattaatttagtcatttttttcaattacaaaagttctattcctaatataaCCTAGTAATTAAATTAACagattttcataaacatatttaaTCAACatctaattaaatatattatgtgTCATGTATGCTATTAGTTAACATTTTATATCATAAATTCTTGACGAAAATTGTGAATAactaaaagaattatttttataaaggaccaatttaattaaaaaaatctgactaattttattattaatccaTTAATAAATATCTAACTAATAGTTTAAATCTTTCTAATCCTAAACTTTCAAATATTTCATTGTCAGACATTAAAATAATGAATTGAATAGATTACCTCCAGAAAGAGTGTAAACCAGACTGAGATTTCTGATATCAACAACATCCTACAGATAAACACAGAGAGTGTTAGATTAGATATGATTCAAGCATGAGAAAGTGAAGAAGTAATAAGAGAGTAGTAACCTCAAAGCTTGCACCACAAATGAGCTTAACCCAGTTTCCTCTTTGAAGAGATTGAagcggagaagaagaagaagaagaagaagaagatagggaaGGAAGCTTCAAAGTGTTGCTAATGAGGCTCTTCACGTTTTCGATGCTGCTTCTCAACTCCACTAGTGCTTCTTTCGCTGCATCAATTACACAGTCACAGTTAGCATCTTAGATAGAGGAAgatatatgatgatgatgaatgaaacAGAGACAAAAACATGTGTTGGGAAAACCATGACGATGATGGTAT harbors:
- the LOC112741643 gene encoding uncharacterized protein isoform X2 gives rise to the protein MALRYFCNTKISTYHHRHAKEALVELRSSIENVKSLISNTLKLPSLSSSSSSSSSPLQSLQRGNWVKLICGASFEDVVDIRNLSLVYTLSGVDCIDCAADASVVSAVNEGIEAATEIAGLQKRPWVMISVNDDKDLHFRKAEFDPEDCPADCSRPCEIVCPANAISFLGKSASGTSSNTELPRILVDGVITERCYGCGRCLPVCPYDKIREVTYVRDAATTADLLRRDDVDAMEIHTSGRQSAQFKELWCALGDSVENLKLIAVSLPNGGASTISSMNEMFSIMKPNLQCFNLWQLDGRPMSGDIGRGATKETIAFAIELAKAINRPPGFLQLAGGTNAHTIDGLRKKGLFQTTSIAVDSSNSADALIGGIAYGGYARKIVGRVLRSMQSEYGGAARIEDHPQHLLMALKEALALVGPVKCS
- the LOC112741643 gene encoding uncharacterized protein isoform X1; protein product: MALRYFCNTKISTYHHRHGFPNTSKEALVELRSSIENVKSLISNTLKLPSLSSSSSSSSSPLQSLQRGNWVKLICGASFEDVVDIRNLSLVYTLSGVDCIDCAADASVVSAVNEGIEAATEIAGLQKRPWVMISVNDDKDLHFRKAEFDPEDCPADCSRPCEIVCPANAISFLGKSASGTSSNTELPRILVDGVITERCYGCGRCLPVCPYDKIREVTYVRDAATTADLLRRDDVDAMEIHTSGRQSAQFKELWCALGDSVENLKLIAVSLPNGGASTISSMNEMFSIMKPNLQCFNLWQLDGRPMSGDIGRGATKETIAFAIELAKAINRPPGFLQLAGGTNAHTIDGLRKKGLFQTTSIAVDSSNSADALIGGIAYGGYARKIVGRVLRSMQSEYGGAARIEDHPQHLLMALKEALALVGPVKCS